TCACTGAACTCGAAGATCGATACACCGCCCAGGTTCTGGAGAAGACCGGGGGCAACAAGGCACGTGCTGCCAAGATTTTGGGTATCAACCGGCGCACGCTCTATCGCCGAGGGTTCGGAGGGGTCGAAGATCCGGATTCGCCGGTTTCCGAGCCCGAATAACGTGCCGTCCCTCGACTTCGACCACCTCGATTCGCTTCTGTCACGCTACGATCTCGCAGGTCCACGTTATACCAGCTACCCAACTGTTCCAGTCTGGAGCGAATCCTACGGGGCCGGTCAGTTCGAGGTTGCGATGCGGCGGATCGACCCCGTACGATCGAAGTCGATTGCGCTCTATATACACATTCCATTTTGTCGAGAATTGTGTCACTACTGTGCCTGCAGCCGGGTAATCACCCGAAATGATGAGCTACCGGCGAGATACCTGGCCGTAATTGCAAAAGAGATCGAAACCGTTCGCGCCAAGCTACCCCCTGACTCGAGTGTCAACCAGGTTCACCTTGGTGGCGGAACTCCAACTCACCTCAGCGCCGAACAGCTGA
This genomic window from Myxococcales bacterium contains:
- a CDS encoding helix-turn-helix domain-containing protein, producing TELEDRYTAQVLEKTGGNKARAAKILGINRRTLYRRGFGGVEDPDSPVSEPE